DNA from Hwangdonia lutea:
TCAAAATATTCAGCTCTTATTTTCAATGCTTTCTCAATTTGTGATTTCGGAACTTTATTTACTTTCTTAATCATTCCGTGTGTTGATAACACAAGCGTTTCAGTTTTGTCAGTTTTATCCCAAAAGGCAAAAAGTCTGTATTGAATTCCTTGGTAAAGTGTTCTAAATTCCCAAATTTCATCTGTCAATTTCTTAAAAAGCTTTGGGTCATTTTCGAGTTTTGCTTTATCCAAATTATAATAGATTTTCTTTTTAGCTTTCGCATCTATTTTGGACATAAAGTCAATAGCTTGTTCAAGAAAAACTACTTCAAATTTTGGTTTCATTCAGTTTATTTGTCGATTTACTTTAGCAAAGATAACAAAAAGTTGAATTAAAAGGAAACTTTTTAGGTTTACCTCGCATTACTGGCAGGGGCCTTAGGATATAAATTGTCTGGAATATTGTTTATATCCGCCGATAAAC
Protein-coding regions in this window:
- a CDS encoding type II toxin-antitoxin system RelE/ParE family toxin, with amino-acid sequence MKPKFEVVFLEQAIDFMSKIDAKAKKKIYYNLDKAKLENDPKLFKKLTDEIWEFRTLYQGIQYRLFAFWDKTDKTETLVLSTHGMIKKVNKVPKSQIEKALKIRAEYFEE